TGTGTACCTGCTGTTTATATAGCACCTGGCCTCCCCTAAGCACTTATTGAACCCTCGAAGCAACCCATTtctcagaggaggaaactgaggcaatgaGGGTTAAGTAACTTCTCTAACACTACGCATTGGAGATAGTTAAGAGCTTGCTAGTAGCTGTTGTGGGTTTCTCATATGGGATGGGTCTCTGTGAACTGCCCCTGTGGTGGCACTTGTGGCTAGGAGCTGTCGCAGTCCTTGCCCTCCCCAACCAGGTGTGCCTGGAGGGCAAGCAGCGTGGTGGTGATGCCCAGGTGTGCTCGGGCCTGCCCGCTGTCCTCCTCGGCACCCCGCAGGTGGCCTCACGTGTGGACCAACTAGGCTGGGTGGATCCCTCCCCGCCTGCGGGGGCGCGCGGCGAGCGGCGGGCGGGGCCAGGCGGGCCCGCGGAGCCCATAAAAGCGGCGCCGGCCGCGGTCAGATACCGACACCGACGGCCATGGCGCGTCCGAGCCTCCTGCTGCCGATGGCCCTGGCCTTGCTCGCATTCTGCCTCCTGGTGCTGCCCCGCGACGCCCGGGCCCGGCCGGGGGACCGCAAGGTCGGAGAACTGCAGGAGCTGTCGCCCAGCGACCCGCAGGTGCAGAAGGCGGCGCAGGCGGCCGTGGCCAACTACAACATGGGCAGCAACAGCGACTACTACTACCGCGACATCACCATCCTCCGGGCGCAAAGCCAGGTGCGGGCGGCCGGGCGGGGCCGGGGAAGGGGCGGCGCCGACAGCGCGGGGAGGCGACAGCGGCCCCagccgggccccagatggagggGGGACTAAGAGTAATCAGGGTGGCATCTTAACACAACAGTTTTCAAAATCCAGTTAACGTCAAAAGTCCATGCGGAGCAGAATCTCTGAATTTCAAATAAGGTTCAACCCTGAATCGGCCTTGTCCTGAAAGGCGGATTGGGGTGTGGTGGGGTGAGAGAGAAGGGGCAGCTGTGTGGACTTGAGTCTCAGGCTACTGTCTGGCCCAGGCTCTGCCCGCCTCACCAGGGACCCCACCAGAACTCCCTGCTGCCCTCTCCTTGCCTTTCCAGTCCCCCCGTCCCAGGTCTGAATCCAAAGGCCGTGTGCTGGTTAGGCCCAGGGGAAGGTGATGGGTGATGGGAGGACACGGAGGGAGGTGAGAGGTCCAGGTCAAGGGTCGTCTCCAGGCACCCCTGACCTGTGCCCACCTTTGCCCCAGCTGGTGGCGGGCATCAAGTACTACCTGACCGTAGACATGGAGAGCACGGCCTGCCGGAAGAGTGCCGTGGCTGGAGACCATGTAGACCTCACCACCTGCCCCCTGGCCGCAGAAGCACAGCAGGAGGTAACAGCTGTGTCCCCAGTTAGGCATCAGCCCAGCAGCCGGGCCCTCAGGATGCCCAGCCTGAACTGGTCTGGCTGGCCGGGCTGATGTCTGGCTGACTCAGCCGCGAGGCTAGGGTGAGGGTGCAGAGAGGAGCAGACTGGGGCTTCCCCTGGACTTGGcggggtgggaggctggggttgGCTGGGAAGGTCTTGGGTCTGGTGGTCCTGACCATCTAATTCGCTGTTCCTTCTTGCATCCCAGAGTGTCACAGGCACAGGGCTGTTGGGAGGTGGTGGCCTGGGGCCTGGGCTCACCCCACCTTTTTCATCCTTCTCTCTGCAGAAGCTGCGCTGTGACTTTGAGATCCTTGTGGTTCCCTGGAAGAACTCCTCCCAGCTTCTAAAGCATGACTGTGTGTCCCTGTAGAGACCCCTGTGGGCTTAGGGGAGAGAGGGAGCCAATGAGGCTGGGGAGGACTGGGCGCATGGGTGGAGGGCATGTCAGTTCCTTGGACCATATCTACGGCAATAAATTGCTAGCACTGCTTCTGGCATTGGTCTCTTCTGAGTCCCTCTCTCATCCCCCACTCCCACTCCCAGCAACCCCGCTCCAGCCAACAGGGTGCCCACACCACCCCATGCTCGGCCTCTGCCATCTCAGCCCAGAAGATGCTAAGGGTGCAAAGTTCAGCTCCCAAATTTGGAGTCCCCTAAATAGCCCAGCATCACAGACAGAGGAACAAACCTCCAGagactcccagagtttgccaagTTATGGGTGGGGAGACAAAGTCACAGGAGAGAGATGATGCCCCAGGACAGGAAGGAGACAGCAGCCAGGGGAGGCTGAGGGGCGCCTGAGCCCTGTTCCCTCTCAGCTGCCAGGACCGCTCAGAGCGGCGCTTGGGGGTTTAGCCCACGCCGCCCCAGAACACTGAGCTCTCATCCCGTGAGATTCTTAGACCAGCATGTGGCCCAGAGATGGCAGAGCCCCTGCTGGCCAAGACACACACGCTGTGGGCCCCATGCCAGGAGGACTCCCCCACCCTCTGTCCTGAGCAAGACCCCTGGAAGGGGCTGGCAGGGAGCCCCCAGGGGAGTGAGGTCAAATCCGCTGTCCATAGAAGGGGTGAGGGGACAGATGCAGTTTAATGTCCTTTAAAGAAATAGAGTTGGAACATGTTTTGCACACCTGAGTCTGTGGCTGGAATTAACACTCACTACACAAGAGGCACACACGCATCCAGAACTTCTCAAGACTCCAgacaccagacacacacacacacgcatgagaCCTAGCAACCCAgaagcacagacacacacccccaCCATGGATCCTCAGATCGCTCCcagacccacagacacacacacacacacgcatgagaCCAAGCAACCCAgaagcacagacacacacccccaCCATGGATCCTCGGATCGCTCCcagacccacagacacacacacacacacgcatgagaCCAAGCAACCCAgaagcacagacacacacccccaCCATGGATCCTCGGATCGCtcccagacacacagacacacacacacacacgcatgagaCCAAGCAACCCAGAAGCACAGACACAAACACGGGAACAACAGCCTCACACTGAGGACAACCTGGAATGTATACACAGCCCCCCAAACAGACCCACAGGCCCCGGCTGGAGCTGTCTCTCAGACGCCCGGATGCACACCTGTGCGTGTCTAGGACAGGATGGGCGGGAACCAGATCCTGAGGGAGCTCAGAGGGTGGGCCCCACCAGGCCCCAGGCGGGCGGGCAGGGTGGCCGCGGGGAGCACCTGGCAGCCGCTGCCTGCAGCCCGGCCAGGCCTCACGCCCGCTCCTGCCTGGCCGGCTTCCTGCCCGATGCTGGGACTTAACAAGGAACAGCCCCAGCTCCCAGGTCGTGCTCCTCGAGCCCTCGGAGGCTGAACGGGGTGGCAGTGGGCCTGAGGAGCTGAGTCTGACGGGACTGAGGGTTGTAGGGGAAACTCAAGCCTGTCAGATATGGCAGCTGCGGTCGTTCTGCTGCTGGCTGGCTCCCAGGTGTCAGCAAGCAGGAACCTCCTGCATGGCTGGCATGGACTCAGGGGCAGGAAATGCTGAATGAATGTGTGAGGTCGTGCGGTGAGGTGAGGCCAGTGGTCTCTCTACCCCTGGAATCTGTGCCCAAGTCCCTGGTGGGCGTTTCCTCCGCACAGTCCGTCTGTCCTCTCGGCTGGGCTGGGGCACAGGAGGAGACGTGCTGCTTCTCTCTGGGGCCCAGAGACATGGCCACTGTCTGGTCCAGACTGGACGTAGACGgggtggagagggaaatggccacCGCTCAGCCCCTGCTCTGGGCTTCTGTCCCTGATTCCCTCCAGCTTCACTCTGCTAGAGGTAAGGTGGGTATTGTGGGTGGTGGGAGAACTCCCTCTGGCTGGACATGAGCGGGACTTAGCGCTTGGTGCCCACTGCCAACCTGAGCATCCTACAGGGGCGCTCATTCCTCGCTTTCCTCTACCAGAGGCTTGTCCCCGCCACACACacccttccccatccccaccccaaggCTGGGAGGACTTGAacagcctccctcctctcccctctccgagGCTCTTTAGCCTGACCCCAGGCAGGGCAGGGTGTGGTGATGACCTCTGCCTTCTGGGCTCAGGCTGTCCCCAGCGAGTTGGCACCCTGATACTGGATGCTGAGGGTGCCGGTAGGCCCGAGTTCCTGGGCTCTGAGCCCTCATTCCCGGAGCCTCCTGGTCCCTTGGGCTCTTGACAACCATGCGCTGTTCTAACCTGTTCTCCCATCTCCTGGGCCAGACCGGGCTCCCTCCCAGAAGCAGGGTGACTGCCCACTCTCCGTCCATCACTGAGCCTGGTCCACTTTCCACATCACCCCCCCAACCTGCCCCCGGCTGCTGTTAAGTCCCTGCCAGGCCCAGCCAGGATGCCAGGCCCAGCCAGGATGCCAGGCCCCAGTGGGGCAGGAAGGGATCCAAGGACAAGCCTGTCACC
This window of the Capra hircus breed San Clemente chromosome 29, ASM170441v1, whole genome shotgun sequence genome carries:
- the CST6 gene encoding cystatin-M, yielding MARPSLLLPMALALLAFCLLVLPRDARARPGDRKVGELQELSPSDPQVQKAAQAAVANYNMGSNSDYYYRDITILRAQSQLVAGIKYYLTVDMESTACRKSAVAGDHVDLTTCPLAAEAQQEKLRCDFEILVVPWKNSSQLLKHDCVSL